ATGTATGACGCGCCTTTAATTAGCCCTGAAAACAAAGATTCCTCCGCAGAAATCTTCGCCTCCCTACCCAAGATCGTCCTCTCCGCCGCTGTCCCCGCAGGGCAAAGCGTTGCCGATGCCGTTTCTACGACCTTGAATGAACTTGATACCAACGGTGTGATCTATGCCGAGTTACGGCTGAATCCGGCTGATTTCGCAGATTCCCTTAATGATGCATCGCTTGCCGATGCCATCTCCCAGGCCACCGCCGCCATCCAAGCGCACAAGGTGGATGCGCGCATTATCCTCACCGCGAATACTGAGGCAGCAAACGTGGCCGAAATTGCTGATGCCGCTATTGCTCATGAGGACGTCGTGGGCTTTGCCCTTGTTGGTGAGAACACTGCCGCGCATGTGGGCGTGCTGAAGAAGCTGCAGGATAATTTTGTCCCAGTTGTGGTGGAAGGCGGCTTTGAAGATATTGAAGCTGGCGTGAAAGCAGGTGCCACCCGCGTGGCCGTGGGCGTGGACATCATTGATGACTTCGCGGCAACAGTTGAAGGCATTGAGCCAGGTAAGATGACCAGCTGGATTCGTGACCGCCATATTGCCGTGGAAACCAATCCGGATGAAGATATTGCCAATGGTGATGTCGATTCCCTGGCAGATCACCCATTACCTTTGCTTCAGCAGCTGGGCTTTACCTGCGCTGTGGGCACCACCGCGCTGACCCAGCAATTCATTTCCCTCAGTGAAGACTTGGGCTATGGCTTGGAGGAGTTCTTTGAACTGACCGTGGCAGCTATTCAAAACAGCTTCACCACCCAGGAACACCGCCAGCACATCATTGAGTCCGTCATCTTGCCTGCCTATGAAGAACTATCTGATGCCGAGTTTGCCGAAGACGCTGCCGACTTTGACTCCGAAGACGCCGGAGACTCCGACGAGGATTAAGCCTGCGGGTCAGACCTTAAAAACGCAGC
This region of Corynebacterium casei LMG S-19264 genomic DNA includes:
- a CDS encoding amidohydrolase family protein, translating into MYDAPLISPENKDSSAEIFASLPKIVLSAAVPAGQSVADAVSTTLNELDTNGVIYAELRLNPADFADSLNDASLADAISQATAAIQAHKVDARIILTANTEAANVAEIADAAIAHEDVVGFALVGENTAAHVGVLKKLQDNFVPVVVEGGFEDIEAGVKAGATRVAVGVDIIDDFAATVEGIEPGKMTSWIRDRHIAVETNPDEDIANGDVDSLADHPLPLLQQLGFTCAVGTTALTQQFISLSEDLGYGLEEFFELTVAAIQNSFTTQEHRQHIIESVILPAYEELSDAEFAEDAADFDSEDAGDSDED